A part of Desulfotomaculum nigrificans DSM 574 genomic DNA contains:
- a CDS encoding ABC transporter permease, with translation MRRIINIACYETMYIFKDRTLRLLLLAVPLLYAAIFGLVYSAGVLTDIPLAIVDLDRSKLSREVVTAFQNSSHFKPVPSVTTYDQLEQAMRNGTVRAGIVIPEHFAQQAEQHRSTEIAGIYDASNLLWGYNTRKYLREVITDFNSHHTAAYLAGLGISQHQVQDIMNTVSLNYEVWYNPTFSYATYLYVGLLMMVLHQICLLSVSLTVTREKERNTWIQYLASPLPNWQIFMGKALPYFVVNYFNFSLLLWLAVRFVQVKFEGSLGLVLLLGLLYDAIITSLGFFISLHAPNSLQVTRYLMLLSVPIFITSGFTWPHTHIPLAVNALARLMPFTWMAESIRLVTVKNLPAAYLVNHLLVMAGMALVALTLAACFSKRRRPPVHDGVIVNSDTFYPGIK, from the coding sequence TTGAGACGGATTATCAATATTGCCTGTTACGAAACCATGTACATTTTTAAAGATAGAACACTGCGGCTATTGTTACTGGCGGTGCCCCTGCTGTACGCTGCAATTTTTGGGCTGGTTTACTCCGCCGGCGTGTTAACGGATATTCCCCTGGCCATTGTGGACCTGGACCGGTCCAAACTGAGCCGTGAGGTAGTGACCGCCTTTCAAAACAGTTCCCACTTTAAGCCGGTACCGTCTGTTACCACTTACGACCAGCTGGAACAGGCCATGCGGAACGGTACGGTGCGGGCCGGCATAGTTATCCCGGAGCATTTTGCCCAGCAGGCGGAGCAGCACCGATCCACGGAAATAGCCGGTATTTACGATGCGTCCAACCTGCTGTGGGGCTACAACACCCGCAAGTACCTCCGGGAAGTGATCACTGATTTTAACAGTCATCACACGGCTGCTTACCTGGCCGGGCTGGGTATTAGCCAACACCAGGTACAGGACATCATGAATACCGTCAGCCTGAACTATGAGGTTTGGTATAACCCCACCTTTAGTTATGCCACCTATTTATATGTGGGGCTTTTAATGATGGTGCTGCACCAGATTTGTCTTTTAAGCGTCAGTTTAACGGTAACCAGGGAGAAGGAGCGCAATACTTGGATTCAGTATCTCGCTTCCCCGCTGCCCAACTGGCAAATTTTTATGGGTAAGGCCCTGCCTTATTTTGTGGTCAATTACTTTAATTTTTCCCTGCTGTTGTGGTTAGCAGTGCGGTTTGTGCAGGTTAAGTTTGAGGGGTCCCTGGGGCTGGTACTGTTACTGGGGCTGTTGTACGATGCCATCATTACTTCGCTGGGCTTTTTTATTTCGCTGCACGCGCCCAATTCGCTGCAGGTAACCCGGTATCTGATGCTGTTGTCGGTGCCCATTTTTATCACTTCCGGCTTTACCTGGCCCCATACCCACATTCCCCTGGCGGTCAATGCCCTGGCCCGGCTGATGCCCTTTACCTGGATGGCTGAGAGCATCCGCCTGGTGACGGTAAAAAATCTGCCGGCGGCTTATTTGGTGAATCACCTGCTGGTGATGGCCGGCATGGCCCTGGTGGCCCTGACGCTGGCGGCTTGTTTCAGTAAACGGCGTCGGCCTCCGGTTCACGATGGGGTGATTGTTAATAGTGATACCTTTTATCCGGGGATTAAGTAA
- the uvrA gene encoding excinuclease ABC subunit UvrA, whose protein sequence is MQDKIVVRGARSHNLKNIDVEIPRDKLVVVTGLSGSGKSSLAFDTIYAEGQRRYVESLSAYARQFLGQMNKPDVDYIEGLSPAISIDQKTTSHNPRSTVGTVTEIYDYLRLLFARVGRAHCPKCGRPITQQTVQQMVDQLMALPEGTKLQLLAPVVRGKKGEHVKVFEDIRRNGFVRVRVDGEIYDVTEPPRLDKKKKHTIEIVVDRIIIRPGSEKRLADSMETALKQSEGVAIAAVVDGEEYTFSENFACIDCGINIPEISPRLFSFNSPHGACPACTGLGVNHEFDPDLIIPDKSKSINEGAIEGWHKGQTAIGYLTGLADKYDFSLDTPIEQLTPQQLKVILYGTGHERVKFNFRDSYGNIHRYEVPFEGIIGNLSRRYRETQSEAMREEFEKYMSTKPCPVCQGARLKPEALAVKVGGKNIAEVTALPVVEAVRFFKSLDLTDRERLIARQILKEINERLGFLVNVGLDYLTLNRSAGTLSGGEAQRIRLATQIGSGLMGVLYILDEPSIGLHQRDNARLIATLERLRDLGNTLIVVEHDEDTIRVADHIIDIGPAAGRHGGQVVAAGTVEEIMQVPESLTGQYLSGKKYIPVPLHRRQGNGKELVIKGAAENNLKNIDVAIPLGVFVCVTGVSGSGKSTLVNEILYKALAQKLHRAKDKPGQHTGIEGTLHLDKVIDVNQAPIGRTPRSNPATYTGVFNDIRELYSQMPEAKVRGYKPGRFSFNVKGGRCEACQGDGIIKIEMHFLPDVYVPCEVCKGLRYNRETLEVKYKGKSIADVLNMEVDEAVEFFAHIPKIHRRLKTLQDVGLGYIRLGQPAPELSGGEAQRVKLATELSRRSNGGTIYILDEPTTGLHTADIARLLEVLHRLVDNGSTVVVIEHNLDVIKTADYIIDLGPEGGDKGGTVVATGTPEEICAVPQSYTGQFLKPVLERDRRRTLAGLEAGVSPSAVGAEIGVNGG, encoded by the coding sequence ATGCAAGACAAAATTGTGGTGCGGGGTGCCCGCTCCCATAACTTGAAAAACATAGATGTGGAAATACCCCGGGACAAGCTGGTGGTGGTAACCGGTCTGTCCGGTTCCGGTAAATCATCCCTGGCCTTTGACACCATTTATGCCGAGGGCCAACGCCGTTACGTGGAATCATTGTCGGCCTATGCCCGGCAGTTCCTGGGGCAGATGAACAAGCCCGACGTGGATTATATCGAGGGCTTATCCCCGGCCATTTCCATTGACCAGAAGACCACCAGTCATAACCCCCGGTCCACCGTAGGTACGGTGACCGAAATTTATGACTACCTGCGCCTGCTGTTTGCCCGGGTGGGCCGGGCCCACTGCCCCAAGTGCGGCCGGCCCATCACTCAGCAAACGGTGCAGCAGATGGTGGACCAACTGATGGCCCTGCCCGAAGGCACCAAGCTGCAGTTGCTGGCGCCGGTGGTACGGGGCAAGAAGGGTGAACATGTCAAGGTTTTTGAGGATATCCGGCGTAACGGCTTTGTCCGGGTACGGGTGGACGGCGAAATTTACGATGTCACCGAACCGCCCCGGTTGGATAAAAAGAAAAAACATACCATTGAAATCGTGGTGGACCGCATCATCATCCGTCCCGGCAGCGAGAAAAGGCTGGCCGATTCCATGGAGACAGCCCTCAAGCAAAGTGAAGGGGTGGCCATTGCCGCGGTGGTGGACGGTGAGGAATATACCTTCTCGGAAAACTTTGCCTGCATCGATTGCGGCATTAATATTCCGGAGATCAGCCCCCGGTTGTTCTCCTTTAACAGCCCCCACGGGGCCTGTCCGGCCTGTACCGGCCTGGGTGTAAACCATGAATTTGACCCGGACTTAATTATTCCGGATAAGAGTAAAAGTATCAATGAGGGGGCCATTGAGGGATGGCACAAGGGCCAAACTGCCATTGGCTACCTGACGGGTCTGGCGGATAAATATGACTTTAGCCTGGACACGCCCATTGAACAGTTAACTCCCCAGCAATTGAAGGTTATCCTCTACGGCACCGGTCACGAAAGGGTTAAATTTAATTTCCGGGACAGTTACGGTAATATTCACCGCTACGAGGTGCCTTTTGAGGGCATTATTGGCAACCTGTCCCGGCGTTACCGGGAGACTCAGTCCGAAGCTATGCGGGAAGAATTTGAGAAATATATGAGCACCAAGCCCTGCCCTGTTTGCCAGGGGGCCAGGTTGAAGCCCGAGGCTTTGGCGGTGAAGGTGGGGGGCAAAAACATTGCTGAGGTAACCGCCCTGCCGGTGGTGGAGGCGGTGAGGTTTTTTAAGTCCCTGGATTTAACTGACAGGGAACGACTGATTGCCCGGCAGATTCTGAAGGAAATCAACGAGCGGCTGGGTTTTCTGGTCAATGTGGGGTTAGACTATTTAACCCTTAACCGGTCGGCAGGTACCCTGTCCGGTGGTGAGGCCCAGCGCATCCGGCTGGCCACCCAAATTGGTTCTGGTCTGATGGGGGTACTTTATATCCTGGACGAGCCCAGCATTGGGCTGCACCAGCGGGATAACGCCCGGTTAATCGCCACCCTGGAGAGGCTGCGGGATCTGGGCAATACTCTCATTGTGGTGGAGCACGATGAAGATACCATCCGGGTGGCAGATCATATCATTGATATTGGTCCAGCCGCCGGCCGGCACGGCGGTCAGGTGGTGGCTGCCGGTACGGTGGAAGAAATTATGCAGGTGCCCGAATCCCTCACCGGCCAGTATCTGAGTGGTAAAAAATATATCCCGGTCCCCCTGCACCGCCGCCAAGGTAACGGCAAGGAACTGGTGATCAAAGGGGCGGCCGAGAACAACCTAAAAAATATTGATGTGGCAATCCCCCTGGGAGTCTTTGTCTGCGTCACCGGTGTGTCCGGTTCCGGCAAGAGTACCCTGGTAAACGAAATCCTGTACAAGGCCCTGGCCCAAAAACTGCACCGGGCCAAGGATAAGCCCGGCCAGCATACGGGAATTGAGGGCACTCTGCATTTGGACAAGGTTATTGATGTAAACCAGGCCCCCATCGGCCGCACCCCTCGCTCCAACCCGGCCACCTATACCGGAGTGTTCAATGATATCCGGGAACTTTACAGCCAAATGCCCGAGGCCAAGGTGCGGGGCTACAAGCCCGGCCGTTTCAGCTTTAACGTCAAGGGCGGCCGCTGCGAAGCCTGCCAGGGGGACGGCATCATTAAAATTGAAATGCATTTCCTGCCGGATGTGTATGTGCCCTGCGAAGTCTGCAAAGGCCTGCGCTACAACCGGGAGACTTTGGAGGTTAAATACAAGGGTAAGAGCATTGCTGATGTATTGAATATGGAAGTGGACGAAGCAGTGGAGTTCTTTGCCCACATCCCGAAAATTCACCGCCGGTTAAAGACCCTGCAGGACGTGGGACTGGGCTACATCCGCCTGGGCCAGCCGGCCCCGGAACTGTCCGGCGGGGAAGCCCAGCGGGTGAAACTGGCCACCGAATTAAGCCGGCGCAGCAACGGCGGCACCATCTATATCCTGGATGAGCCCACCACCGGCCTGCACACCGCCGACATTGCCCGGCTGCTGGAGGTACTGCACCGCCTGGTGGACAACGGCAGCACCGTAGTGGTCATCGAGCACAACCTGGATGTGATTAAAACCGCCGACTACATCATCGACCTGGGCCCCGAAGGGGGGGACAAGGGCGGCACCGTCGTGGCCACCGGCACCCCGGAAGAAATCTGCGCTGTACCCCAATCTTACACCGGCCAGTTCCTGAAACCGGTGCTGGAGCGGGACCGCCGACGCACCCTTGCTGGCCTGGAAGCCGGAGTGAGTCCTAGTGCTGTCGGTGCGGAGATCGGGGTGAACGGTGGGTAA
- the uvrB gene encoding excinuclease ABC subunit UvrB — protein MEFKLRSEFQPRGDQPRAIRELVQGLHQGYKHQTLLGATGTGKTFTMANIIQQTQRPTLILAPNKTLAAQLCSEFKEFFPENCVEYFVSYFDYYQPEAYIPHTDTYIEKDSSINDEIDKLRHAATTALLERRDVIIVASVSCIYGLGNPETYRDLVLSLRVGGVYDRDAILRKLVDIQYERNDLNFTRGKFRVRGDVIEIFPASATDRALRVEMFGDEVERLLEIDVLTGEILGQRQHIAVFPASHFVTEEENMKRAIANIELELEQRLQELRQNGKLLEAQRLEQRTRYDLEMMAEVGFCSGIENYSRHLTGRAPGEAPYTLLDFFPEDWLLIIDESHVAVPQIGGMYEGDRSRKTTLVEHGFRLPSALDNRPLKFAEFESKVNQVIYVSATPGNYELEHSSQVVEQIIRPTGLVDPEISVRPTRGQIDDLLGEIRLRVERDERILVTTLTKKMAEDLTDYLKEHGIRVRYLHSDINTIERMEILRDLRLGTFDVLVGINLLREGLDLPEVSLVAILDADKEGYLRSERSLIQTIGRAARNAEGKVIMYADKMTDSMKKAIGETERRRQIQMAYNQKHGITPQTVRKAVRDVIEATRAAEEKAPYVAKTKAGKMTKTDIKKMIAKLEKEMKESAKHLEFERAAQLRDAIIELRLQLRGAREIEPAIPEVAY, from the coding sequence TTGGAATTTAAACTTAGATCAGAATTCCAGCCCAGGGGAGACCAGCCCAGGGCTATTCGGGAGCTGGTACAGGGTCTGCATCAGGGATACAAGCACCAGACCTTACTGGGGGCCACCGGTACCGGTAAAACCTTTACCATGGCCAATATTATTCAGCAAACCCAGCGCCCCACCTTGATCCTGGCACCCAATAAAACCTTGGCTGCTCAGCTATGCAGTGAGTTTAAGGAATTTTTTCCGGAAAACTGCGTTGAATATTTCGTTAGTTACTTTGACTATTATCAACCTGAAGCCTATATTCCCCATACCGATACTTACATTGAAAAGGATTCATCCATCAACGATGAAATAGACAAACTGCGTCACGCGGCCACCACCGCCCTGCTGGAACGCCGGGATGTAATTATTGTGGCCAGTGTTTCCTGCATTTACGGTTTAGGTAACCCGGAAACCTACCGGGACCTGGTCTTATCCCTGCGGGTGGGGGGAGTGTACGACCGGGATGCTATCCTGCGCAAATTGGTGGATATCCAGTACGAGCGCAACGACCTCAATTTCACCCGGGGTAAATTCCGGGTGCGGGGCGATGTCATTGAGATCTTCCCGGCCAGTGCCACGGACCGGGCCCTGCGGGTGGAAATGTTTGGCGATGAGGTAGAGCGGCTGCTGGAAATTGATGTGCTCACCGGCGAGATCCTGGGCCAGCGGCAGCACATTGCGGTATTTCCGGCCAGCCACTTCGTCACCGAGGAAGAAAATATGAAGCGGGCCATTGCTAACATTGAATTGGAATTGGAGCAGCGGCTGCAGGAGCTGCGGCAAAATGGCAAGTTACTGGAGGCCCAGCGGTTGGAACAGCGCACCCGTTATGACCTGGAGATGATGGCCGAGGTGGGTTTCTGCTCCGGTATTGAAAACTATTCCCGGCACCTCACCGGCCGGGCCCCCGGTGAAGCACCCTATACCCTTTTAGATTTCTTCCCGGAGGATTGGTTGTTAATTATTGACGAATCCCACGTGGCGGTGCCCCAGATCGGCGGCATGTACGAGGGCGACCGGTCCCGCAAGACTACATTGGTGGAGCATGGTTTCCGACTGCCTTCGGCCCTGGACAACCGACCGTTAAAGTTTGCGGAATTTGAGTCCAAGGTGAACCAGGTGATTTATGTTTCCGCCACGCCGGGGAATTATGAGCTGGAACACAGCAGCCAGGTGGTGGAACAAATCATTCGCCCCACCGGTCTGGTGGATCCGGAGATCTCGGTACGGCCCACCAGGGGGCAGATTGATGACCTGTTGGGTGAAATCAGACTGCGGGTGGAACGGGATGAGCGGATATTGGTAACTACCCTGACCAAGAAGATGGCCGAGGATTTGACAGATTACTTGAAGGAACACGGTATCAGGGTGCGTTACCTGCACTCGGATATTAATACTATTGAACGGATGGAAATTTTGCGTGACCTGCGCCTGGGTACCTTTGATGTGCTGGTGGGCATTAACCTGCTGCGGGAGGGCCTGGATTTGCCGGAGGTTAGTCTGGTGGCCATCCTGGATGCGGACAAGGAAGGTTACCTGCGTTCCGAGCGCTCGCTGATTCAGACCATCGGCCGGGCTGCCCGTAACGCCGAAGGTAAGGTTATCATGTACGCCGACAAGATGACTGACTCCATGAAGAAGGCCATTGGCGAAACCGAACGCCGCCGCCAGATTCAAATGGCCTATAACCAAAAGCACGGCATCACGCCGCAAACTGTTCGTAAGGCGGTAAGGGATGTCATTGAGGCCACCCGGGCGGCCGAAGAAAAGGCTCCCTATGTTGCTAAAACCAAGGCCGGTAAAATGACCAAGACCGACATCAAAAAGATGATTGCCAAGCTGGAGAAAGAAATGAAAGAATCGGCCAAGCACCTGGAATTCGAGCGGGCCGCCCAGCTGCGGGATGCTATCATCGAACTCCGCTTACAGCTAAGGGGAGCCAGGGAGATTGAACCGGCGATTCCGGAGGTGGCTTATTAG
- a CDS encoding rubredoxin, translated as MSKYECVCGYIYDPAKGEGDIPPGTAFEDLPEDWVCPECGLGKDAFTKVE; from the coding sequence ATGTCCAAGTATGAGTGTGTCTGCGGCTACATCTATGATCCCGCCAAGGGGGAGGGAGATATTCCCCCCGGAACAGCCTTTGAGGATCTGCCGGAGGATTGGGTTTGTCCGGAGTGCGGCTTGGGAAAAGATGCCTTTACTAAAGTTGAATAA
- a CDS encoding anaerobic nitric oxide reductase flavorubredoxin translates to MLEIKDKIYWVGYKDWELKKFHGDEYSTFRGSSYNSYLIKDEKLALVDTVWTPYHEGFVEELERLFGLDKIDLIVINHCEVDHAGSLAYLMEKIPDTPIYCTKKGAEMIKKHFHKDWNFQVVKTGDSVDLGHYKLVFVEAPMLHWPDTMMTYVQGANVLLSNDPFGQHYVSPHYFNDQVDQGELYYEALKYYANIITPFSKLVLAKIKELKSLNLPIDMIAPSHGIIWRDNPMQIVEKYEQWANNYHEGSVTVLYDTMWGATKKMALAIAGGLENKGVPAKVINTAKHDKNDIITEVFRSKGIIVGSSTVNNGILSSLAAVLEMIKGLKFKQKAAASFGSYGWSGESVKIVEEWLKESGFEIIQESKKIQWDPTADELKECVAYGEAFAEKIKALITPEQAVK, encoded by the coding sequence ATGTTAGAGATTAAAGATAAAATTTACTGGGTGGGTTACAAAGACTGGGAATTAAAGAAATTCCATGGAGATGAATACTCAACTTTCCGGGGCTCTTCATATAACTCCTATCTGATTAAGGATGAGAAGCTGGCACTGGTTGACACCGTATGGACGCCCTATCATGAAGGTTTTGTGGAAGAATTGGAGCGGTTGTTTGGGCTGGATAAAATTGATTTAATTGTAATCAACCACTGTGAAGTGGACCACGCCGGAAGCCTTGCCTATCTCATGGAAAAGATCCCGGATACCCCTATTTACTGCACCAAGAAAGGGGCGGAGATGATCAAAAAACATTTCCATAAGGACTGGAACTTTCAGGTGGTAAAAACCGGGGACAGCGTGGATCTGGGCCATTACAAACTGGTCTTTGTTGAGGCACCTATGCTGCACTGGCCGGACACCATGATGACCTATGTGCAGGGGGCCAATGTATTACTTTCCAATGACCCCTTCGGCCAGCATTATGTATCGCCCCATTATTTTAACGACCAGGTGGACCAGGGTGAGTTATATTATGAGGCGTTAAAATATTATGCCAATATCATCACCCCTTTCAGTAAACTGGTCCTGGCCAAAATAAAAGAATTGAAGTCTTTAAATCTACCCATCGATATGATTGCTCCCAGCCATGGTATCATTTGGCGGGACAACCCCATGCAGATTGTGGAAAAATATGAGCAATGGGCTAACAACTATCACGAAGGCTCCGTAACCGTCTTATACGACACCATGTGGGGGGCCACTAAGAAAATGGCCCTGGCTATAGCCGGAGGGCTGGAAAACAAAGGTGTTCCCGCCAAAGTTATTAACACGGCCAAACATGACAAGAACGATATTATTACCGAAGTTTTCAGGTCTAAAGGAATCATTGTCGGCAGTTCAACAGTGAATAACGGTATTCTTTCTTCCCTGGCTGCTGTTTTGGAGATGATTAAAGGTCTCAAGTTTAAGCAAAAAGCAGCAGCTTCCTTTGGTTCCTACGGCTGGAGCGGGGAGTCTGTGAAGATTGTTGAAGAATGGCTTAAGGAATCCGGCTTTGAAATTATTCAGGAAAGCAAAAAGATTCAATGGGATCCCACAGCTGACGAATTAAAGGAATGTGTGGCCTATGGTGAAGCCTTTGCCGAAAAGATCAAAGCTCTTATTACCCCTGAACAGGCGGTGAAATAG
- a CDS encoding efflux RND transporter permease subunit has translation MNWPAFSIKHKYTIFALVLAVIIFGLYARNNMKEELFPETAPPLVNVITAYPGASPADVAKNLSQPLEEEFTTIDGAKTIKSSSQNGLSIIKVEFQYGKDVDEAAVDVQNAISRIKKDLPAGIAEPQVMKFSSSNRPVLTVGLSGKGKDLTEIRRLADNEIKDRLQLTQGVAAVDVIGGHKRQINVLLDRSKLASLNIPLEKVAGAIRNTNITDPGGNLIQDENEYTVRFTQETVDPITLADLIIDNRGGKPVYLRDVATIQDGTVENRSAYRLGGQPSIAIQILKKDDANTVEVVDRVKDKLAEIKKDYPDVTFAVAEDDSIFTKQVVDNMSATTRDALILTALIVLLFLVTINESIVVALSMPLSLLCTMGLMSLTGMSFNLITLSALILSVGIVVDDAIVVVENIMRHHHDLGKDIKSAAIDGTNEIMLANVAGTSTIIIVLIPLLFITGFVGRIFGPMAKTLVFAMISSLLVSLTIIPLLTVLLGGKRWARGERVVARVISPFTRAVDKLRDFYVRILGMAMKARFITVLVAVGIFVLSLRLLGIVGMEVLPKIDAGTFFISIQTFPGTSLEKTSEVVGYVEELLAKEKNVISYSTQIGYEPGGHYLGDSGAMGVSQAFISVTLNSRKERQETIWQIEDRLRGEIEKIPNIETFVIKESGGTAKSTTVAPIDIKISGEDSEILNHLAEQVMEKVKAIPGAVNIYKSWSPNTPEINVVVNEEKATRLGLYPANVAKEVFASLEGMKASELQVINEKNADITLRYQEKDRQSVKDLLSVNITSPAGVSIPLRAVAAVETSKGPNVVTAENLQRTINIYGYTMDRPFSHVIKDIQKELDGIEIPEGYSVQIVGENADLKESAGDLGKSLVMAVIGVYLLLVAQFRSFLHPVTIMLTIPMVFIGVAVALMLTGKSVSMSAFLGVILLVGTVVRNGIVLIDYIIKARETGIDRSTAITESVKIRFRPIMMTALSNVAGMFPLAAEWALGSERFSPLATTVIGGILTGTLLTLVLIPVIYSLFDDVYNSFVKLATRNS, from the coding sequence GTGAACTGGCCGGCTTTTTCTATTAAACATAAATACACCATATTTGCGCTGGTACTGGCAGTTATCATCTTTGGTTTATATGCCAGGAATAATATGAAGGAAGAATTGTTTCCGGAGACAGCACCGCCCCTGGTTAATGTTATTACCGCTTATCCCGGAGCCTCTCCGGCAGACGTAGCCAAAAACCTCAGTCAACCCCTGGAGGAGGAATTTACCACCATTGACGGGGCCAAAACCATTAAGTCCTCGTCACAAAACGGCTTGTCCATAATTAAAGTAGAATTCCAATACGGTAAAGATGTGGACGAGGCAGCCGTAGATGTACAAAACGCCATATCCAGAATAAAAAAAGATCTTCCTGCAGGAATTGCCGAACCCCAGGTAATGAAATTCAGTTCTTCTAACCGGCCGGTGCTAACTGTGGGACTTTCAGGTAAAGGTAAAGACTTAACAGAAATTAGACGATTAGCCGATAACGAAATAAAGGACCGGCTACAGTTAACCCAGGGTGTAGCGGCGGTAGATGTTATTGGTGGGCATAAGCGGCAGATAAACGTGCTGCTGGACAGGTCGAAACTGGCATCTTTAAACATACCCCTGGAAAAGGTAGCGGGGGCTATAAGAAACACCAACATTACGGACCCCGGCGGTAATTTAATCCAGGATGAAAATGAATACACTGTAAGATTCACCCAGGAGACCGTAGACCCTATAACGCTGGCCGATCTGATTATTGATAACCGTGGCGGTAAGCCGGTTTACCTGCGGGACGTGGCTACCATTCAGGACGGTACAGTGGAGAACAGGAGCGCCTATCGTCTGGGTGGCCAGCCGTCCATCGCCATCCAGATCCTTAAAAAGGATGATGCCAACACGGTAGAGGTGGTAGACAGGGTTAAGGATAAACTGGCGGAAATCAAAAAGGACTACCCGGATGTTACCTTTGCCGTGGCCGAGGATGATTCCATTTTTACCAAGCAGGTGGTGGACAATATGTCCGCAACCACCAGGGATGCGTTAATTTTAACCGCTTTAATTGTACTGCTCTTTCTGGTTACCATTAATGAATCAATTGTAGTGGCTTTGTCCATGCCCCTGTCCCTGCTGTGTACCATGGGACTGATGTCATTGACAGGAATGTCCTTTAACCTGATCACCCTGTCAGCTCTTATTCTCAGTGTAGGTATTGTGGTGGACGATGCCATTGTAGTGGTGGAAAACATCATGAGGCACCACCATGACCTGGGTAAGGATATTAAAAGCGCCGCCATTGACGGGACCAATGAAATCATGCTGGCCAACGTGGCCGGAACGTCCACCATTATTATTGTGCTAATTCCCCTTCTTTTTATTACCGGGTTTGTGGGTAGGATTTTCGGCCCCATGGCCAAGACTTTGGTTTTTGCCATGATCTCCTCATTACTGGTTTCCCTAACCATTATCCCACTGTTAACTGTTCTACTGGGCGGCAAAAGGTGGGCAAGAGGGGAAAGGGTTGTGGCCAGGGTAATTTCCCCCTTTACCCGGGCTGTAGATAAATTAAGGGATTTTTATGTAAGGATTTTGGGTATGGCCATGAAAGCACGTTTCATTACGGTGCTGGTGGCCGTGGGAATTTTCGTTTTAAGCCTCAGGTTACTGGGTATTGTCGGTATGGAGGTACTACCTAAAATTGATGCCGGTACTTTTTTTATATCCATACAAACATTTCCGGGCACTTCTCTGGAGAAAACCTCGGAGGTGGTGGGATATGTGGAAGAACTGTTGGCTAAAGAAAAAAACGTCATCAGTTATAGTACCCAAATCGGTTACGAGCCAGGCGGGCACTACCTGGGGGACAGCGGGGCCATGGGTGTCTCTCAGGCTTTTATCTCTGTTACTCTTAACAGCAGAAAGGAACGCCAGGAAACGATCTGGCAGATTGAGGATAGGCTGCGCGGGGAAATAGAGAAGATACCCAATATAGAAACCTTTGTTATCAAAGAAAGTGGGGGTACTGCTAAATCCACCACGGTGGCGCCCATTGATATTAAAATATCAGGTGAAGATAGCGAGATTTTAAATCATTTAGCAGAACAGGTCATGGAAAAAGTTAAGGCCATACCCGGTGCGGTAAATATTTATAAAAGTTGGTCCCCCAATACTCCGGAAATCAATGTTGTAGTAAATGAAGAAAAGGCCACCCGCCTGGGTTTATATCCGGCCAATGTAGCTAAAGAGGTTTTTGCCAGTCTGGAAGGCATGAAGGCTTCTGAATTACAAGTAATAAACGAAAAGAATGCGGATATTACACTGCGCTACCAGGAAAAGGACCGCCAGTCGGTTAAGGATCTGTTGTCGGTAAATATCACCTCACCCGCGGGGGTTAGTATACCTCTCAGGGCTGTAGCTGCAGTAGAAACCAGCAAGGGGCCCAATGTGGTGACCGCGGAAAACCTGCAGAGAACGATCAATATTTACGGCTACACTATGGACCGGCCTTTCAGCCATGTGATTAAGGACATTCAAAAGGAACTGGACGGCATAGAAATCCCAGAAGGCTACAGTGTGCAGATAGTGGGAGAAAACGCCGACCTTAAAGAATCTGCCGGGGATTTAGGCAAATCACTGGTTATGGCTGTTATCGGCGTATATCTGTTGCTGGTGGCGCAATTCCGCTCCTTCCTGCACCCGGTAACCATCATGCTCACCATCCCGATGGTTTTTATCGGCGTGGCCGTGGCTCTCATGCTAACCGGTAAGTCGGTATCGATGTCAGCATTTCTTGGTGTGATCCTGCTGGTTGGTACCGTGGTGAGAAATGGCATTGTGCTGATTGACTATATAATTAAAGCCAGAGAAACGGGTATCGACAGAAGCACGGCCATTACCGAATCAGTAAAGATAAGGTTCCGACCCATCATGATGACCGCCCTGTCTAACGTGGCCGGTATGTTTCCTTTAGCCGCCGAGTGGGCGCTGGGTTCCGAACGTTTTTCACCCCTTGCTACCACCGTTATAGGAGGTATCTTGACCGGGACTTTGTTAACGCTGGTCTTGATTCCGGTAATTTATTCCCTGTTCGATGATGTTTATAATAGTTTTGTAAAATTGGCAACCCGCAATTCTTAA